Within bacterium, the genomic segment AGAAAAAGTAGTAAATCTGTGTATGGAAAAGAATATTGATTATGTCCTGTTTGTTACTGCCGGTTTAAGTGAATATATGATAAGGCAGAAAAATTTGTTCGGGAAAAAAGAACTTGTACTCGGTACAGGATACAGTATTCCTGTTAAGTGGCTATCCTCTCTTGAAGATCCTGTTGATGTAGTGCATTTTACAGGTGTATTGGTTGATAAAACAGGAAAGATACGCCGCTCCGGAGCAGAAGGTATTCTTGCTGCAAAAAAACAGTCTCTTTTTGAATCCGCAATTGGGCTGCGGAATTCCATGGGCAGTGATAAAATTAAACAAATTACAAAAGATATAAAAAGAGATGATCTTTCCGGTCATCCTCTTGCATATAAAATTGCTCTGCGGAATCTTATCGGCAGTCTTATTGGAAGAGATGATTTGATTGTTAAGTAGGGGGAGGCTGATTAAAAAGAGTATTCTTACAGCCTTGGACTGTTAGCGGTCATCAGCCGGTAGACAGACGGAAAAGCATCGGTTGGATTTTCAATGTAATCCGGGGGAATTCATGCGGCGGATAAGAAGAATGTAATTTTATCTCTGCAGCTTATTAATTTCTCTGGAAGATTTGAAGGTTCTGTGCTATGAATGCTTTAATGTGGAAACAACTATGATATATACATATGTGATTAAACTGGGGGGAAAGTGCAAGAAGACCTGCTGATTTTTAGTATATGCTGCTAAATTAGCAACATATACAAGTTTATAGAATCAGGAGAAATAATAGATAACTTAAATAATAATAGACGATTAATAAATAATATGCGACATAGTATAGGTGGTTATGGAAGGTAACAATTGCTTTTTTCATTAGTACACATAATCTTATGTTAGCTATTTTTGGGCGAGTTAAAACCAGAGACAATTAATTTATGGGAAATATCGTGCACACTCTGATTGAGCAAACTACTCTCTGGGCACCGAGAGTAGGCGGCGTTATAATAGTTTTCCTCGTTTTCTTTATCCTTGCAAAAATAATAAAGAGAATAATCACTAACAATGCAGAACGACTGAAACTTGATAGAAATCTCACTTCGCTACTTGCTCGTACAAGCAGTATTGCACTCATTATCTTTGGTATTGTTACTGCTCTCGGAACTTTAGGTGTTAATGTATCCGCGCTTGTAGCCGGTATAGGGCTGACTGGTTTCGCAATTGGTTTCGCTCTGAAAGATACTATTTCCAATCTTCTTTCTGGCGTACTTA encodes:
- a CDS encoding mechanosensitive ion channel, which codes for MGNIVHTLIEQTTLWAPRVGGVIIVFLVFFILAKIIKRIITNNAERLKLDRNLTSLLARTSSIALIIFGIVTALGTLGVNVSALVAGIGLTGFAIGFALKDTISNLLSGVLILLYRPFEIGNRIKISGYEGVVVSIDMRYTELDAEGNKILIPNSKLFTDPITVLH